A single region of the Novosphingobium sp. SL115 genome encodes:
- a CDS encoding urate hydroxylase PuuD has product MAKLFGNLHLVLVIGLVAAIAVMFSFGASAPVDANSVLRWLHIFFGIVWIGLLYYLNFVQVPTMPAIPAEQKGAITGHIAPKVFFFFRYGALLTVLTGLGIAVVSGYAHAAMTFTGEGNVNLIGLGMWLALIMAFNVWFIIWPAQKKILGIVEASAEEKAAAAPRALIASRTNTLLSLPMLYAMVSANLG; this is encoded by the coding sequence ATGGCCAAGCTCTTCGGTAATCTTCATCTTGTGCTTGTGATCGGGCTTGTCGCGGCGATTGCGGTGATGTTCTCGTTCGGTGCTTCGGCTCCGGTCGATGCAAATTCGGTGCTGCGCTGGCTGCACATCTTCTTTGGCATCGTATGGATTGGACTGCTGTATTACCTGAACTTTGTGCAGGTGCCGACGATGCCTGCGATCCCGGCTGAACAGAAGGGCGCGATCACCGGTCATATCGCCCCCAAGGTGTTCTTCTTCTTCCGCTATGGCGCACTGCTGACGGTGCTGACCGGTCTGGGCATTGCCGTGGTGTCGGGTTATGCCCACGCAGCCATGACCTTTACCGGCGAAGGCAACGTGAACCTGATCGGCCTTGGCATGTGGCTGGCGCTGATTATGGCGTTCAACGTGTGGTTCATCATCTGGCCCGCGCAGAAGAAGATTCTGGGTATCGTGGAAGCATCGGCTGAAGAAAAGGCTGCTGCGGCTCCGCGCGCGCTGATTGCCAGCCGCACCAACACGCTGCTGTCGCTGCCGATGCTTTATGCCATGGTCAGCGCAAATCTGGGCTGA
- a CDS encoding inner membrane-spanning protein YciB gives MSAQDTQPQAKPKSSWVNLLIDYGPLLVFFLAYRHFKPAGTEAGLAEVVAVTKGTITFMAATVIALIVSKWRLGKVSPMLWLSTVLILGFGTLTVLLGDPFWIQVKPTAIYLLFALVLFAGLAKGKPMLRTLLEAAFDGLDNDGWIKLSRNWAFFFLFLAALNEVLRYFFNVANGNFEIWLQAKLWGVTTLSFLFTFAQIPMLMRHGLGAEAETEVEQNPPHD, from the coding sequence GTGAGCGCGCAGGACACCCAGCCACAAGCGAAGCCCAAATCATCATGGGTAAACCTGCTGATCGATTACGGTCCGCTGCTGGTGTTCTTCCTCGCCTATCGCCACTTCAAACCCGCAGGCACCGAAGCGGGCCTTGCCGAAGTGGTGGCGGTGACCAAGGGCACGATCACCTTCATGGCGGCCACGGTGATTGCCCTGATCGTGTCAAAATGGCGGCTGGGCAAGGTTTCGCCCATGCTGTGGCTGTCCACCGTGCTGATCCTTGGCTTTGGCACGCTGACCGTGCTGCTGGGCGATCCGTTCTGGATTCAGGTAAAGCCGACCGCGATCTATCTCCTGTTTGCGCTGGTGCTGTTTGCCGGGCTGGCAAAGGGCAAGCCCATGCTGCGCACCCTGCTGGAAGCCGCGTTTGACGGACTGGACAATGACGGCTGGATCAAGCTGTCGCGCAACTGGGCGTTCTTTTTCCTGTTCCTTGCCGCGCTGAACGAAGTGCTGCGCTATTTCTTCAACGTGGCAAATGGCAATTTCGAAATCTGGTTGCAGGCCAAGCTGTGGGGCGTGACCACGCTGTCGTTCCTGTTCACGTTTGCGCAAATCCCGATGCTGATGCGTCATGGGCTCGGCGCGGAAGCCGAGACTGAAGTGGAACAAAACCCGCCGCACGATTGA
- the ftsY gene encoding signal recognition particle-docking protein FtsY, with product MSSESWSDRLLGGFRKTTERLADNLGGIVGGATRLTDAQLDDIEDALILSDLGPRAAARIRERLKDARFEDGVDEAALKNAVADEIAAILRPVAKPLEIVAFPRPQVILVIGVNGSGKTTTIAKLAHLFQEQDYSVMLAAGDTFRAAAIGQLKVWADRLGVPIVIGPEGGDPASIVFDAVKAATDSGIDTLIVDTAGRLHNKRELMDELAKVRRVLGRLNPEAPHDVVLVLDATNGQNALQQIEIFKEVAGVSGLIMTKLDGTARGGVLVAAAQQYGLPIHAIGVGEKIDDLRPFDPDLVAKVIAGVFR from the coding sequence ATGAGCAGCGAAAGCTGGTCCGACCGCCTGCTTGGCGGCTTTCGCAAGACCACCGAACGGCTGGCGGACAATCTGGGCGGCATCGTGGGCGGCGCCACACGGCTGACCGATGCGCAGCTTGACGATATCGAGGACGCGCTGATCCTGTCCGACCTTGGCCCGCGCGCCGCCGCCCGCATTCGTGAGCGGTTGAAGGACGCCCGGTTCGAAGATGGCGTTGACGAAGCCGCGCTGAAAAATGCCGTGGCGGACGAAATTGCCGCAATCCTGCGCCCGGTGGCCAAGCCGCTGGAAATCGTCGCCTTTCCGCGCCCGCAGGTGATCCTGGTGATTGGCGTGAACGGATCGGGCAAGACCACCACCATCGCCAAGCTGGCCCATCTGTTTCAGGAACAGGATTACAGCGTAATGCTGGCCGCGGGCGATACCTTCCGCGCCGCCGCTATCGGCCAGTTGAAAGTGTGGGCCGACCGGCTGGGCGTGCCCATCGTCATCGGACCGGAAGGCGGCGATCCGGCATCGATCGTGTTCGACGCGGTGAAAGCGGCGACCGACAGCGGGATCGACACGCTGATCGTGGATACGGCGGGCCGGTTGCACAACAAGCGCGAACTGATGGACGAACTGGCCAAAGTGCGCCGCGTGCTGGGCCGCCTGAACCCGGAAGCGCCGCATGACGTGGTGCTGGTGCTGGACGCCACCAACGGGCAGAATGCCCTGCAACAGATCGAAATCTTCAAGGAAGTGGCAGGCGTGAGCGGGCTGATCATGACCAAGCTGGACGGCACCGCGCGCGGCGGCGTGCTGGTGGCCGCCGCACAGCAATATGGCCTGCCGATCCATGCCATTGGCGTGGGCGAAAAGATTGACGACCTGCGCCCGTTCGATCCCGATCTTGTGGCCAAGGTGATTGCAGGAGTGTTCCGGTGA
- a CDS encoding MiaB/RimO family radical SAM methylthiotransferase, protein MSVEIVSLGCRLNIAESEAIRGFLADGPPTVVVNSCAVTAEAVRQSRRAVRRLRREHPDARLVVTGCAATIEEQAFSGMAEVDAVVLNPAKLAPESWGAVAAPAPSPSAHHTRAFVPVQTGCDHACTFCIIPQGRGKSVSLPIVDVLQAVNSAITRTIPERHLSIHEVVLTGVDVTSWGTELTTGQRLGDLVLAILDAFPDLPRLRLSSLDGVEIDPLLFDLITTHPRVMPHVHLSLQSGDDMILKRMKRRHSRRDAIKLAQRLKAARPDIAIGADLIAGFPTETEEMHANNLSIVRECSVVHGHIFPYSPRPGTPAARMPQVAPLLVRERAAELRAVVAQERDHWLRSLVGKPAQVLAERDGTGHAAHFATYRVPQGTPPGQLVTCTPTRIIEGILE, encoded by the coding sequence ATGAGCGTTGAAATCGTCTCGCTTGGGTGCCGCCTGAACATCGCTGAAAGTGAGGCGATCCGGGGGTTTCTGGCGGATGGACCGCCGACGGTGGTGGTCAATTCCTGCGCGGTGACGGCTGAGGCAGTGCGGCAATCGCGCCGGGCGGTGCGGCGGCTGCGGCGAGAGCATCCCGATGCCCGTCTGGTCGTCACAGGGTGCGCTGCAACCATTGAAGAACAAGCATTTTCCGGCATGGCCGAGGTGGACGCCGTGGTCCTGAACCCGGCCAAGCTGGCCCCGGAAAGCTGGGGTGCGGTGGCCGCGCCTGCCCCTTCCCCATCGGCGCATCATACCCGTGCTTTCGTGCCGGTGCAGACTGGGTGCGATCATGCCTGCACTTTCTGCATCATCCCGCAGGGGCGCGGAAAAAGCGTTTCCTTACCGATAGTTGACGTGCTTCAGGCAGTAAATTCGGCGATTACTCGAACCATACCTGAACGACACCTAAGCATACATGAAGTGGTGCTGACCGGCGTTGACGTGACATCGTGGGGCACCGAACTGACCACGGGCCAACGCCTTGGCGATCTGGTACTGGCAATCCTTGACGCCTTCCCCGATCTTCCCCGCTTGCGCCTGTCGTCGCTTGACGGGGTGGAGATCGATCCACTGCTGTTCGACCTGATTACCACCCATCCCCGCGTGATGCCGCATGTCCATTTGTCGCTGCAATCGGGCGATGACATGATCCTGAAGCGGATGAAGCGCCGCCATTCGCGCCGGGACGCCATCAAACTGGCGCAGCGCCTGAAAGCCGCCCGCCCGGACATTGCCATCGGTGCCGACCTGATCGCCGGTTTTCCCACCGAAACCGAGGAAATGCACGCGAACAACCTGTCCATCGTGCGCGAATGCAGCGTGGTCCACGGCCACATCTTTCCCTATTCGCCCCGCCCCGGCACTCCGGCAGCGCGGATGCCGCAGGTGGCCCCGCTACTGGTGCGCGAACGCGCCGCTGAACTGCGGGCGGTGGTGGCGCAGGAACGTGACCACTGGTTGCGGAGTCTTGTCGGCAAACCTGCCCAAGTGCTTGCCGAGCGGGACGGAACCGGCCATGCGGCACACTTTGCGACCTATCGTGTGCCGCAAGGGACGCCACCTGGCCAGCTTGTGACCTGCACACCGACACGGATCATCGAAGGAATACTGGAATGA
- the dapF gene encoding diaminopimelate epimerase, whose amino-acid sequence MRIPFRKMHGLGNDFVVIDSRDAPVTMSSARAAALADRHTGIGCDQLIVLEPSAVADVRMRIFNPDGGEVGACGNASRAVGLLLGGTRAIETAGGLIHSTAGDNGIAVDMGLPRFTWDEIPLSYAMDTLDMPVGWEELENPVGVNVGNPHVIFFVPDCDAVDLARLGPQIENDPLFPQRINVNVASIVGPDHIRLRVWERGAGLTRACGTGACATAVAAMRRKLTGREVRVDLPGGPLTIGWPENGAIVMTGPATLSFEGSFEDADFPA is encoded by the coding sequence ATGCGCATTCCCTTTCGCAAGATGCACGGCCTCGGTAACGATTTCGTCGTTATCGATAGCCGCGACGCTCCGGTCACCATGTCCTCGGCGCGCGCTGCTGCTTTGGCGGATCGACATACCGGAATCGGCTGCGATCAGTTGATCGTTCTGGAACCGTCCGCTGTGGCAGACGTGCGGATGCGAATCTTCAATCCCGATGGCGGCGAAGTGGGCGCTTGCGGCAACGCCAGTCGTGCGGTGGGGCTGCTGCTGGGCGGCACCCGCGCGATCGAGACGGCGGGCGGACTGATCCATTCCACCGCGGGCGATAACGGCATTGCCGTCGACATGGGGCTCCCACGCTTTACCTGGGACGAAATTCCCCTGTCTTATGCGATGGATACGCTGGACATGCCGGTCGGCTGGGAAGAGTTGGAAAACCCTGTCGGGGTCAATGTCGGCAATCCTCACGTCATCTTCTTCGTGCCCGATTGCGACGCGGTAGACCTTGCCCGGCTTGGCCCGCAGATTGAAAACGATCCGCTTTTTCCTCAACGAATCAACGTCAACGTCGCCAGCATCGTCGGCCCTGACCATATCCGCCTGAGGGTATGGGAACGCGGTGCCGGCCTGACCCGCGCCTGCGGCACCGGAGCCTGCGCCACGGCGGTTGCGGCCATGCGGCGCAAGTTGACAGGCCGCGAAGTGCGGGTTGATCTGCCCGGTGGTCCGCTGACCATCGGCTGGCCCGAAAATGGCGCAATCGTGATGACCGGCCCGGCGACGTTGAGTTTTGAGGGGTCGTTCGAGGACGCAGATTTCCCCGCATGA
- a CDS encoding putative bifunctional diguanylate cyclase/phosphodiesterase — translation MATKPAGKPAGRSQDHQADRIIGKLRKPDRDIVGLGIVTASILLFVANGSTVVGDFLHLVTTGRRLHDPMLGTALLLNIALLLFGWRRYADLTREIGQRRDAEEMAHKLAHTDPLTGCLNRRSIGPALQELVTAAATTGHEVVVMMIDLDNFKRSNDVHGHQAGDAVLAQTAQRVRTLLPDRSIMARLGGDEFACAAIYDPDHVEGMDRLVMRINESVARPIEFDGLSLDVTASIGLATTSMHRPVEGVVQATTLLHWADLAMYQAKKSGKNRYNWFEPDMESELRFRSELERGIRDGIPRGEFVPYYEKQVNTDTGELTGFEMLARWHSPRHGVLSPELFIPIAEEIGLISDLSESLIRQALRDARDWDARLTLSVNISPMQLRDPWFAQKLLKLLVEANFPPHRLDIEITETCLHENVGVVRTLITSLKNQGIRISLDDFGTGYSSLAQLRTLPFDQIKIDRSFVSCLGKTKESATIIEAISSLGRGMDLPITAEGIESAEVLAELRKYGSFKGQGFLYGKPTDATAVRAMLAEGNLLQGHEKSVHPQPGEDAPGDERRSAAG, via the coding sequence ATGGCAACGAAGCCAGCGGGGAAGCCAGCAGGACGATCGCAAGATCACCAGGCGGACCGGATCATCGGCAAACTCAGGAAGCCCGACCGCGATATCGTCGGTCTGGGCATCGTCACCGCTTCCATCCTCCTGTTCGTCGCGAACGGGTCAACCGTCGTCGGCGACTTTCTGCACCTTGTAACCACCGGACGCAGACTGCACGATCCCATGCTGGGCACCGCACTGCTGCTCAATATAGCGCTGCTGCTGTTCGGCTGGCGCCGCTATGCCGACCTTACCCGTGAAATCGGACAGCGCCGTGATGCCGAGGAAATGGCACACAAGCTGGCCCACACTGATCCGCTGACAGGTTGCCTCAATCGCCGCAGCATCGGCCCTGCATTGCAGGAACTGGTCACCGCGGCCGCCACGACTGGGCATGAAGTCGTTGTGATGATGATCGACCTCGACAATTTCAAGCGCTCGAACGACGTTCACGGCCATCAGGCGGGTGACGCGGTTCTGGCCCAGACCGCACAGCGCGTTCGCACGCTGCTGCCGGATCGGTCGATCATGGCGCGACTGGGCGGCGATGAATTTGCCTGCGCCGCCATCTATGACCCCGATCATGTCGAAGGCATGGACCGGCTGGTCATGCGAATTAACGAATCCGTGGCCCGGCCCATCGAATTTGACGGTCTTTCGCTTGATGTTACTGCATCCATCGGCCTTGCCACGACGTCAATGCACCGTCCGGTCGAAGGTGTGGTTCAGGCCACGACTTTGCTGCACTGGGCCGATCTGGCGATGTATCAGGCGAAAAAGTCAGGCAAGAACCGCTACAACTGGTTCGAACCTGATATGGAAAGCGAACTGCGTTTCCGCAGCGAACTGGAACGTGGCATTCGCGACGGCATCCCGCGCGGCGAATTTGTGCCCTATTACGAAAAGCAGGTGAACACCGACACGGGTGAATTGACCGGCTTTGAAATGCTGGCCCGCTGGCACAGCCCGCGCCATGGCGTCCTCTCGCCCGAACTGTTCATCCCCATTGCCGAAGAAATTGGCCTGATTTCAGACCTTTCGGAATCGCTGATCCGTCAGGCGCTGCGCGATGCCCGCGACTGGGATGCCCGCCTGACACTTTCGGTCAACATTTCTCCCATGCAACTACGCGATCCATGGTTTGCGCAAAAGCTGCTCAAGCTACTGGTAGAGGCCAATTTTCCGCCGCATCGGCTTGACATTGAAATCACCGAGACCTGTCTGCACGAAAATGTTGGCGTGGTCCGCACGCTGATTACCAGCCTCAAGAATCAGGGCATCCGCATCAGTCTGGATGATTTCGGCACCGGCTATTCCAGCCTTGCCCAGTTGCGCACCCTGCCCTTCGACCAGATCAAGATCGACCGCTCTTTCGTCTCGTGCCTTGGCAAGACCAAGGAAAGCGCGACGATCATCGAAGCCATTTCCTCGCTGGGACGCGGTATGGACCTACCGATCACCGCCGAAGGTATCGAATCCGCTGAAGTCCTTGCCGAACTGCGCAAATATGGCTCGTTCAAGGGTCAGGGCTTCCTGTACGGAAAGCCGACCGATGCCACTGCCGTCCGAGCCATGCTGGCCGAAGGCAACTTGCTGCAGGGCCATGAAAAGAGCGTTCACCCCCAGCCGGGAGAAGACGCCCCCGGCGATGAACGCCGCTCTGCAGCGGGATAA